A part of Scleropages formosus chromosome 3, fSclFor1.1, whole genome shotgun sequence genomic DNA contains:
- the LOC108935213 gene encoding zinc finger protein ZIC 4-like isoform X1, with protein sequence MSLDALGSPVMDPTFSKRNTALRLVDLAGAHHHHHHHHRTPQSVTGFPGFSSHPHSMAHTLPGEITAEPRLGPSPFGPEHMGHSAALKISPAHHYPHHHHHNHLMAGHSEVVSSQTGAFGPVQAAAVPFSMSHTAHALSAGRDFLIRRDLTAPAMPGLIDQSSGASSHHGMFVSTTGSYPGHYGHHPEAGNHPLFPRLHHHDQPSNGAPGGQALNGQIRLGIPGEMYVRSDHISQVAGSRAESFGASALHGYGGINLNMNLSSHHGPGAFFRYMRQPIKQELICKWLDPEDAAKKLCSKTYGTMHELVTHVTVEHVGGPEQGNHICFWEECPREGKPFKAKYKLVNHIRVHTGEKPFPCPFPGCGKVFARSENLKIHKRTHTGEKPFKCEFDGCDRRFANSSDRKKHSHVHTSDKPYNCKVRGCDKSYTHPSSLRKHMKVHCKSPPPSSGYESSTPSLVSPASDSGRDSGRDPGSSAHSDPLSSSQGANLSEWYVCHSSGASGTQSPPSNSSSPEPERGPPYRTAQPGGERF encoded by the exons ATGAGCCTGGATGCTTTGGGAAGCCCGGTTATGGACCCTACGTTTTCCAAACGGAACACGGCGCTGAGATTAGTTGACTTGGCAGGGGctcaccaccatcaccatcatcaccaccgTACCCCTCAGAGCGTGACAGGCTTCCCGGGGTTCAGCAGCCATCCCCACTCAATGGCTCACACGCTCCCCGGGGAGATTACTGCAGAACCCCGCCTGGGGCCGAGTCCATTCGGGCCAGAACACATGGGGCACTCTGCGGCCCTCAAAATCAGCCCAGCCCATCATTATccccaccatcaccaccacaaTCATCTTATGGCAGGCCACAGTGAAGTTGTCTCCAGTCAAACGGGTGCTTTTGGCCCAGTGCAGGCGGCTGCAGTTCCATTCTCCATGTCTCACACGGCCCATGCACTCTCTGCAGGTAGGGATTTCCTCATTCGAAGAGATTTGACAGCTCCAGCCATGCCGGGGCTCATCGACCAGTCTTCTGGTGCATCCTCTCATCACGGAATGTTTGTCTCAACAACAGGTAGCTATCCTGGACACTATGGGCATCACCCCGAAGCTGGAAACCATCCCCTCTTTCCTCGACTTCACCACCACGATCAGCCGTCTAACGGAGCGCCAGGTGGCCAGGCGCTCAATGGACAAATAAGGTTAGGAATACCTGGAGAAATGTACGTTAGGTCTGATCACATCAGTCAAGTGGCAGGTTCGAGGGCTGAGTCCTTTGGCGCCTCGGCTTTGCACGGCTACGGCGGCATCAATCTGAACATGAATCTGAGTTCTCACCACGGACCCGGTGCTTTCTTCCGTTACATGAGGCAGCCGATCAAGCAGGAGCTCATCTGCAAGTGGCTGGACCCGGAGGACGCCGCGAAGAAACTTTGCTCGAAAACTTACGGCACGATGCACGAGCTGGTCACACATGTGACCGTGGAGCATGTCGGGGGACCAGAGCAGGGAAACCATATCTGCTTTTGGGAAGAGTGTCCTCGAGAAGGGAAACCGTTCAAAGCCAAGTATAAGCTAGTCAATCACATCAGAGTGCATACGGGAGAGAAGCCCTTTCCCTGTCCGTTCCCCGGCTGCGGCAAAGTGTTCGCAAGATCCGAGAACCTCAAGATCCACAAAAGGACGCACACAG GTGAGAAGCCTTTTAAATGCGAGTTCGACGGCTGCGACAGACGCTTCGCGAACAGCAGCGACCGCAAGAAGCACTCGCACGTGCACACGAGCGACAAACCGTACAACTGTAAAGTGCGAGGCTGCGACAAGTCGTACACGCACCCGAGCTCGCTGAGGAAGCACATGAAGGTGCACTGCAAGTCTCCTCCGCCGAGTTCGGGCTACGAATCGTCGACGCCCTCCCTGGTGTCCCCCGCCTCGGACTCGGGTCGGGACTCGGGTCGGGACCCGGGCTCGTCCGCGCACTCCGATCCGCTCTCCTCGTCCCAAGGTGCCAATTTAAGCGAGTGGTACGTGTGCCACAGTTCAGGGGCGAGCGGGACGCAGAGCCCCCCGAGCAACTCGTCCTCTCCGGAACCCGAGCGCGGACCGCCGTACAGAACGGCCCAGCCAGGAGGAGAGCGCTTCTGA
- the LOC108935213 gene encoding zinc finger protein ZIC 4-like isoform X3 codes for MTRSQNGSRETEKAKEGMVALSSTLHSSAVGLKHLDKRSLGEIVNRWRRGSYPGHYGHHPEAGNHPLFPRLHHHDQPSNGAPGGQALNGQIRLGIPGEMYVRSDHISQVAGSRAESFGASALHGYGGINLNMNLSSHHGPGAFFRYMRQPIKQELICKWLDPEDAAKKLCSKTYGTMHELVTHVTVEHVGGPEQGNHICFWEECPREGKPFKAKYKLVNHIRVHTGEKPFPCPFPGCGKVFARSENLKIHKRTHTGEKPFKCEFDGCDRRFANSSDRKKHSHVHTSDKPYNCKVRGCDKSYTHPSSLRKHMKVHCKSPPPSSGYESSTPSLVSPASDSGRDSGRDPGSSAHSDPLSSSQGANLSEWYVCHSSGASGTQSPPSNSSSPEPERGPPYRTAQPGGERF; via the exons ATGACACGTTCTCAAAATGGTTCTAGAGAGACTGAAAAGGCGAAGGAAGGCATGGTCGCTCTCTCTTCTACGCTGCATAGTTCTGCCGTTGGCTTAAAGCACCTGGATAAAAGAAGCCTTGGAGAAATTGTCAACAGGTGGAGACGCG GTAGCTATCCTGGACACTATGGGCATCACCCCGAAGCTGGAAACCATCCCCTCTTTCCTCGACTTCACCACCACGATCAGCCGTCTAACGGAGCGCCAGGTGGCCAGGCGCTCAATGGACAAATAAGGTTAGGAATACCTGGAGAAATGTACGTTAGGTCTGATCACATCAGTCAAGTGGCAGGTTCGAGGGCTGAGTCCTTTGGCGCCTCGGCTTTGCACGGCTACGGCGGCATCAATCTGAACATGAATCTGAGTTCTCACCACGGACCCGGTGCTTTCTTCCGTTACATGAGGCAGCCGATCAAGCAGGAGCTCATCTGCAAGTGGCTGGACCCGGAGGACGCCGCGAAGAAACTTTGCTCGAAAACTTACGGCACGATGCACGAGCTGGTCACACATGTGACCGTGGAGCATGTCGGGGGACCAGAGCAGGGAAACCATATCTGCTTTTGGGAAGAGTGTCCTCGAGAAGGGAAACCGTTCAAAGCCAAGTATAAGCTAGTCAATCACATCAGAGTGCATACGGGAGAGAAGCCCTTTCCCTGTCCGTTCCCCGGCTGCGGCAAAGTGTTCGCAAGATCCGAGAACCTCAAGATCCACAAAAGGACGCACACAG GTGAGAAGCCTTTTAAATGCGAGTTCGACGGCTGCGACAGACGCTTCGCGAACAGCAGCGACCGCAAGAAGCACTCGCACGTGCACACGAGCGACAAACCGTACAACTGTAAAGTGCGAGGCTGCGACAAGTCGTACACGCACCCGAGCTCGCTGAGGAAGCACATGAAGGTGCACTGCAAGTCTCCTCCGCCGAGTTCGGGCTACGAATCGTCGACGCCCTCCCTGGTGTCCCCCGCCTCGGACTCGGGTCGGGACTCGGGTCGGGACCCGGGCTCGTCCGCGCACTCCGATCCGCTCTCCTCGTCCCAAGGTGCCAATTTAAGCGAGTGGTACGTGTGCCACAGTTCAGGGGCGAGCGGGACGCAGAGCCCCCCGAGCAACTCGTCCTCTCCGGAACCCGAGCGCGGACCGCCGTACAGAACGGCCCAGCCAGGAGGAGAGCGCTTCTGA
- the LOC108935213 gene encoding zinc finger protein ZIC 4-like isoform X2, translating to MSLDALGSPVMDPTFSKRNTALRLVDLAGAHHHHHHHHRTPQSVTGFPGFSSHPHSMAHTLPGEITAEPRLGPSPFGPEHMGHSAALKISPAHHYPHHHHHNHLMAGHSEVVSSQTGAFGPVQAAAVPFSMSHTAHALSAGSYPGHYGHHPEAGNHPLFPRLHHHDQPSNGAPGGQALNGQIRLGIPGEMYVRSDHISQVAGSRAESFGASALHGYGGINLNMNLSSHHGPGAFFRYMRQPIKQELICKWLDPEDAAKKLCSKTYGTMHELVTHVTVEHVGGPEQGNHICFWEECPREGKPFKAKYKLVNHIRVHTGEKPFPCPFPGCGKVFARSENLKIHKRTHTGEKPFKCEFDGCDRRFANSSDRKKHSHVHTSDKPYNCKVRGCDKSYTHPSSLRKHMKVHCKSPPPSSGYESSTPSLVSPASDSGRDSGRDPGSSAHSDPLSSSQGANLSEWYVCHSSGASGTQSPPSNSSSPEPERGPPYRTAQPGGERF from the exons ATGAGCCTGGATGCTTTGGGAAGCCCGGTTATGGACCCTACGTTTTCCAAACGGAACACGGCGCTGAGATTAGTTGACTTGGCAGGGGctcaccaccatcaccatcatcaccaccgTACCCCTCAGAGCGTGACAGGCTTCCCGGGGTTCAGCAGCCATCCCCACTCAATGGCTCACACGCTCCCCGGGGAGATTACTGCAGAACCCCGCCTGGGGCCGAGTCCATTCGGGCCAGAACACATGGGGCACTCTGCGGCCCTCAAAATCAGCCCAGCCCATCATTATccccaccatcaccaccacaaTCATCTTATGGCAGGCCACAGTGAAGTTGTCTCCAGTCAAACGGGTGCTTTTGGCCCAGTGCAGGCGGCTGCAGTTCCATTCTCCATGTCTCACACGGCCCATGCACTCTCTGCAG GTAGCTATCCTGGACACTATGGGCATCACCCCGAAGCTGGAAACCATCCCCTCTTTCCTCGACTTCACCACCACGATCAGCCGTCTAACGGAGCGCCAGGTGGCCAGGCGCTCAATGGACAAATAAGGTTAGGAATACCTGGAGAAATGTACGTTAGGTCTGATCACATCAGTCAAGTGGCAGGTTCGAGGGCTGAGTCCTTTGGCGCCTCGGCTTTGCACGGCTACGGCGGCATCAATCTGAACATGAATCTGAGTTCTCACCACGGACCCGGTGCTTTCTTCCGTTACATGAGGCAGCCGATCAAGCAGGAGCTCATCTGCAAGTGGCTGGACCCGGAGGACGCCGCGAAGAAACTTTGCTCGAAAACTTACGGCACGATGCACGAGCTGGTCACACATGTGACCGTGGAGCATGTCGGGGGACCAGAGCAGGGAAACCATATCTGCTTTTGGGAAGAGTGTCCTCGAGAAGGGAAACCGTTCAAAGCCAAGTATAAGCTAGTCAATCACATCAGAGTGCATACGGGAGAGAAGCCCTTTCCCTGTCCGTTCCCCGGCTGCGGCAAAGTGTTCGCAAGATCCGAGAACCTCAAGATCCACAAAAGGACGCACACAG GTGAGAAGCCTTTTAAATGCGAGTTCGACGGCTGCGACAGACGCTTCGCGAACAGCAGCGACCGCAAGAAGCACTCGCACGTGCACACGAGCGACAAACCGTACAACTGTAAAGTGCGAGGCTGCGACAAGTCGTACACGCACCCGAGCTCGCTGAGGAAGCACATGAAGGTGCACTGCAAGTCTCCTCCGCCGAGTTCGGGCTACGAATCGTCGACGCCCTCCCTGGTGTCCCCCGCCTCGGACTCGGGTCGGGACTCGGGTCGGGACCCGGGCTCGTCCGCGCACTCCGATCCGCTCTCCTCGTCCCAAGGTGCCAATTTAAGCGAGTGGTACGTGTGCCACAGTTCAGGGGCGAGCGGGACGCAGAGCCCCCCGAGCAACTCGTCCTCTCCGGAACCCGAGCGCGGACCGCCGTACAGAACGGCCCAGCCAGGAGGAGAGCGCTTCTGA
- the LOC108935211 gene encoding zinc finger protein ZIC 1, translating into MLLDAGPQYPAIGVTTFGSSRHHSTGEVTDSHREVGLGINPFADGMGAFKINHSTHDLAPGQTAFSSQAPGYAAAALGHHHHPTHVGSYSAAAFNSTRDFLFRNRGFGDPASAQHSLFASAAGSFAGPHGHSDAAGHLLFPGLHEQAATHGSPVNSQMRLGFSGDMYGRAEQYGQVTSPRSEHYASTQLHGYGAMNMNMAAHHGAGAFFRYMRQPIKQELICKWIEPEQLANPKKSCNKTFSTMHELVTHLTVEHVGGPEQSNHVCFWEECSREGKPFKAKYKLVNHIRVHTGEKPFPCPFPGCGKVFARSENLKIHKRTHTGEKPFKCEYDGCDRRFANSSDRKKHMHVHTSDKPYLCKMCDKSYTHPSSLRKHMKVHESSSQGSQPSPAASSGYESSTPPTIVSPSTENPGSSSISPASSAVHHTSSHSALSSNFNEWYV; encoded by the exons atgcTCTTGGACGCCGGACCACAGTACCCAGCCATAGGAGTGACTACATTCGGCTCGTCCAGACACCACTCAACAGGCGAGGTCACAGACAGTCACAGGGAAGTCGGACTGGGGATAAATCCGTTCGCCGATGGCATGGGTGCCTTCAAAATCAACCACAGCACCCACGACCTGGCTCCAGGGCAGACTGCGTTCTCGTCTCAGGCGCCGGGCTACGCGGCCGCCGCCTTGggtcaccaccaccacccgACTCACGTGGGCTCGTACTCGGCGGCCGCTTTCAATTCCACGCGGGACTTTCTGTTCCGGAACAGGGGCTTCGGGGACCCCGCGAGCGCGCAGCACAGCCTCTTCGCCTCCGCCGCGGGGAGTTTCGCGGGGCCGCACGGACACTCAGATGCCGCGGGACACCTTCTCTTCCCCGGACTCCACGAGCAGGCGGCCACGCACGGCTCCCCCGTCAACAGCCAGATGCGCCTCGGCTTTTCGGGAGACATGTACGGCAGAGCAGAGCAGTACGGCCAGGTGACGAGCCCCAGGTCCGAGCACTACGCGTCCACTCAGCTGCACGGCTATGGCGCTATGAACATGAACATGGCTGCGCACCACGGCGCCGGGGCCTTTTTTCGCTACATGAGACAGCCTATAAAACAAGAACTCATCTGTAAGTGGATTGAGCCGGAGCAGCTGGCGAACCCCAAAAAGTCCTGCAACAAAACTTTCAGCACGATGCACGAGCTCGTGACGCACCTCACGGTGGAGCACGTCGGCGGTCCGGAGCAGTCCAACCACGTGTGCTTTTGGGAAGAGTGCTCCCGAGAAGGAAAGCCCTTCAAAGCCAAGTACAAACTAGTGAATCACATCAGGGTGCACACGGGGGAGAAACCTTTCCCCTGCCCTTTCCCCGGCTGCGGCAAAGTGTTCGCAAGATCCGAAAACCTGAAAATTCACAAGCGAACCCACACGG GTGAGAAACCCTTCAAGTGTGAGTACGATGGTTGCGACAGGCGCTTCGCCAACAGCAGCGACCGAAAGAAACACATGCACGTCCACACGTCCGACAAACCGTACCTCTGCAAAATGTGCGACAAATCGTACACCCACCCCAGCTCCCTCAGAAAGCACATGAAG GTTCACGAGTCCTCCTCACAAGGGTCACAGCCGTCGCCTGCGGCCAGCTCAGGGTACGAGTCGTCCACGCCTCCAACCATCGTGTCTCCGTCCACAGAGAACCCGGGCAGCAGCTCTATATCCCCCGCATCTTCTGCGgtacatcacacgagcagcCACAGCGCACTCTCCTCCAATTTTAACGAATGGTACgtttaa